The genomic segment cagtgcacttcacacctgcacttaatgtttcttattcattttgaaggtcacttgatgtcatcttaCGATGCATGAGAAACTGTCAAATAAGTCGACGATCATCTTTCACATTAGAAAGTCTCTTCCACCCCCTACCTGGCTAGTTttgggtcattcccagtgtctcctgcttcaccaccttcttgtgtactgctgtcttagaaattttgaacctggaagcgacctgcctcacagtgtagccttctgccagcagaaccaggatttaaaaatacagatttgtttaaaaatatttagagtgctctcttaattttttccatggctgtgtTACTGGGTGGACTAGATGAAGATCTAAATGCACAAGTGTTGGCTTAAGTGTGACTCTGCACATCTTAACCTTTAAATTGGAGGGTTGGGAAGAAGCCACACTCACCCTGGGCCATAAAGAAGATAAGCAGCAAGTGTGTCAAAACAAAGCAGAACATATACCAGAAGCGACTTTGTGAAGAGGCTGAGATTTTAAAGGATCTTCATCACCCAAACATTATTGGTAATTTCCAAAACATTTCACCTAAACTAAGCATTGTGTGTTTTTGCTACACAATGCAGATTAAGACCGAATTCTAACCAGTTATTTATAAAGACCGCTGTGAAACCGTGCCGTTTGCGAATGAAGATGCTGAATCGCTTTTGTGCCGTTCGGCATCACCAGGCTTCCGGGCTTTAACCACGGCTAAAGACGGCTCTCAGTGTCTGGCCATGGAGTACGGCGGCGAGCGCTCTTTGAATGACCTGATAGAGCAGAGGAGGGACGAGGGTCTGAAAGCCTTTCCAGTGGCCAACATAGAGAAGGTGGCCTTGCACGTGGCTCGGGGTCTCTGGGTAAACCGCCCTTCGTCTTCACAAACAAGGGGAGTGCTGTATTTTCTCAAATAGTGGCCTGGGAATTTACCTTGCATAACTGCTACCATTACTAAATTACACTGTTAATACAAATTCTATAAATTACTGAATCAAATGGCGCTGTTTTGTCAGTTTGAACTCTGTAAAAAAacactggggagcagtgcttgggggtgataCCTTTCCTGGTCGGAGGTTTGATCCAGCAGTCTTTGGATTATTGTGCACGTCCCTAACCATCAGGTCACCACTGCCTAATGAGACTCTGTAGCTGGTGGTCCAGTCTTACAGGAGTAATGCTTCTTGTTCCGGTCCCTTGCAGTATCTTCACAATGAGAAAAAGATTTTGCACGGAGACATCAAGTCTGGCAATGTGGTCATCAGAGGTGACTTTGAAACGGTGAAAATCTGCGACGTGGGTGTTTCCCTTCACCTGGATGAGAAGCTGAAAGGTAAATGGGTGGTTTTCAGGTACTTGCTGTATGTAGTACAGTGTGTGAGAGGTGGATGGTCTTTATTCTCTGCCTGCTTCTGGATTGCATTGCGTCACATTAAATGCTGTCTACAAAAGCAGGATTGGAATTTGCAGATTTCTTCAAATTCTGTTACCGATTCTGTTGTAATATGTTACCAAAAGGCCACCATTGTGTCAGTTTGAACCCTGTAAAACAAGGTAGGTACATTTACTGTAATTATGTTCTTAAAGTGTATAACACTACAGTATTGCAAATCCATCAATTTTAAGAGCTAACAGTACCAGTAAAGTTACTGCCTGTTAAAAGTGTATTCTTGaaagtaaatttttttttatcactgcCATGTAAATCATACATGATAACCTTTCATGTATGACTGACCAATCATATAGCAGGTAAGGAAAGGAGCATGTGCTGATTCCAGTGTATTGCTGGACAAACCACATGACAAACCAACTCGGGGAcaagaacctgagtgcagccggcaatacctcagcaccacactagtctgaatggaacagtgcaagttttttttttcctggtagCTGTAGTgcaaatcctgccaccaaccccccaaattttccctgcaagttggaggacctccttatagggctggatgtagattgtCATACCAGGATGATTCAATTgcagattaagggccttgctcaagggcccaacagagtagaAGTActtctgggcattcacaggatttgaaccagcaaccttccgattgaAACAAAACATTCTTACTCCAGCTATTAACAGTAATAGACATGCCTTATTTGTTCATGTAGACCACACCCTAGCAATTATCTGCCTTTTAATTGAACCCCATTTTTTATTTGATGAAGTATGGTTACTGTGCTACAGTGAATTACCAAGACGTAAATCCCACTGATATGTCTGTATATTCAGCAGTTGACCCCAAAGCGGATTACATTGGAACGGAACCCTGGAATCCCAAGGAGGCTATCGAAAGAGGGGTCATTACGGACAAGGCCGACATCTTCGCTTACGGCCTGACGCTGTGGGAGATGATGACACTGTCCGTGCCGCACTTGGAGGAGCTGGATAGCGAGGGGGATACAGGTAATCTGCCCCAATGATGCTTTACCTTGATACATTATTGAAATAATTTTGGTAGTTAGGTTTAGAACAGCTCACTGATTTGTGGCATGTTTTAGATTCTTCTTTTGATGAGGCCGACTTCAACGAGGACGAGTATTATGAGAGGCTGGGAACCCGGCCACCCCTGGATGCCGAAAGCCTGGGAGGTGCCTACCAGCGAATGGTGgagctcttctgcctgtgcacTGCCGAAGACCCAGCCAAACGGCCATCTGCCACACAGATCGTACAGGTGCTGGAGGCCAACATGGAGGCCGCTGATTAAAGCAAGGTCATCCAAGTTAGGCTACAGGAACAGCTCAGTAATGGCATTTTGAAGTCTGGCCCCTTTTACATTTACTTTATATTCTTTGTCTCTGTCCCCCCGTGTGGTTTATCAATGTTTGTCGTCTTTTGTAAATTTACTTTACAATAAATCATGTATGCTTTGACTTTCTTTGAATTGTTATCACTTTATTTTAGCAGTCGACAGCTTAAATGTGCTTTCTTAAAGTGACAGCTTAAGGACTTAAACATTTCTGTAACCAAATAACTATTTACAACACATTAAAACCGATGTACTTGATATTAAACTCTAAAATCCATTACATTAgatcaggatgggggggggaaacatTGAGCCACTCTTTGAACAGAACTACTTAAGAACTACAAGGAGTTAAATGAAGTTGTACACCAAAAATTCAGCAGTTCCGCAATACTTTGTGGCAAAGAGTTTGCCATCTGGTGTAGGGTCAGAGAAGGCAACTTCCTCTTTATCAAGGTGTATCCCATAGATGAAGGACTTCCTAAGTGGAGAAAAACAGGTCAGTGAAACACTGGGACAGAAAGCATCAGGAATATACATTGCACTCATGTATTTCATTTTATCAGGGCTGCAAGTTCTTAGACGGCTTCTGGTGATGTTAGCTATAGCTGATGCACATTCTCCAGCAGAAGACATACCTGGCCGAATCTACCAAGCGTGTTGCGATTCCCTGCCTTCTCGTCAGGCTGA from the Brienomyrus brachyistius isolate T26 chromosome 19, BBRACH_0.4, whole genome shotgun sequence genome contains:
- the pbk gene encoding lymphokine-activated killer T-cell-originated protein kinase homolog isoform X3 translates to MQASLWDPWLQVGKKPHSPWAIKKISSKCVKTKQNIYQKRLCEEAEILKDLHHPNIIGFRALTTAKDGSQCLAMEYGGERSLNDLIEQRRDEGLKAFPVANIEKVALHVARGLWYLHNEKKILHGDIKSGNVVIRGDFETVKICDVGVSLHLDEKLKAVDPKADYIGTEPWNPKEAIERGVITDKADIFAYGLTLWEMMTLSVPHLEELDSEGDTDSSFDEADFNEDEYYERLGTRPPLDAESLGGAYQRMVELFCLCTAEDPAKRPSATQIVQVLEANMEAAD
- the pbk gene encoding lymphokine-activated killer T-cell-originated protein kinase homolog isoform X1; translated protein: MESPFKTPCKQASGTRGYTGCLGTPVTIPASPFMQKLGCGTGVNVYLMNRVGKKPHSPWAIKKISSKCVKTKQNIYQKRLCEEAEILKDLHHPNIIGFRALTTAKDGSQCLAMEYGGERSLNDLIEQRRDEGLKAFPVANIEKVALHVARGLWYLHNEKKILHGDIKSGNVVIRGDFETVKICDVGVSLHLDEKLKAVDPKADYIGTEPWNPKEAIERGVITDKADIFAYGLTLWEMMTLSVPHLEELDSEGDTDSSFDEADFNEDEYYERLGTRPPLDAESLGGAYQRMVELFCLCTAEDPAKRPSATQIVQVLEANMEAAD
- the pbk gene encoding lymphokine-activated killer T-cell-originated protein kinase homolog isoform X2 → MESPFKTPCKQASGTRGYTGCLGTPVTIPASPFMQKLGCGTGVNVYLMNRVGKKPHSPWAIKKISSKCVKTKQNIYQKRLCEEAEILKDLHHPNIIGFRALTTAKDGSQCLAMEYGGERSLNDLIEQRRDEGLKAFPVANIEKVALHVARGLWYLHNEKKILHGDIKSGNVVIRGDFETVKICDVGVSLHLDEKLKVDPKADYIGTEPWNPKEAIERGVITDKADIFAYGLTLWEMMTLSVPHLEELDSEGDTDSSFDEADFNEDEYYERLGTRPPLDAESLGGAYQRMVELFCLCTAEDPAKRPSATQIVQVLEANMEAAD